Proteins encoded in a region of the Hypanus sabinus isolate sHypSab1 chromosome 12, sHypSab1.hap1, whole genome shotgun sequence genome:
- the si:ch211-125o16.4 gene encoding neuroblast differentiation-associated protein AHNAK has product MNFSMDSGTAVVLPRGGGDLSDDLTLTDSPSGGVIIRDIQKDSAVARIGTLKKGDQLNAVTIHFDNLSSEEVGKILKYAEPYKKSLKLNAKGADYGLQNSYMGSSDQTYLKLYNSKIKPHLKLANTGTGAGSLNINGKTPSIDVSRPKISSDFNAKLQASPTIDVKTPNFDISGPQGKIQLTDVKASTPRIGAGLINSEFDIKSPKGAIKMPNMEFKDPSFEMPSSNLKTDIKAPGIKIKSPKGGFDVDMPNADFQAPKFETPSADLHGPNISAIDTDFNVKAPKVKDVDLNLSTPNIDLEAPSIGTDNFGAESKMRFPKFKKPTFSLSGNKPKGPELDASIPDVDPPDMKGNWKMPSFGLSGPKGPDVDFDASVKMPSVSGPNVKGNFESPDIDVKLPKGELDANLPDAELKGGKFKLPGVKWPNNKLSLSGPDKGLNLPKGQIDLSAPDIQGDIRGPNLDLKGPNIDLNGPNVDVPDAKGKFKMPSLEMPSFGLSGPKTPDLDVDGSLKGPGIDVSGPNIKGNFDTPGVDLNLPKGDIDVKIPKAEINKPKFKMPVFKMPSANLSTPDTSLNLKAPKMTGDLDAKLKKPNLNISGIEGPDVNLGGNLKIPDADISAPDLKAGIRTPGIGFNKPQLNADYDMPDMNLEVPDVKLKGPDIKKPSFNMPGGNVSVPDVDLNLSTPKLDLSTPKVEGDFKGPNIDINAPKVDGFGTEGKFKFPKFKKPTFSLSGNKPKGPELDMPVPDIKADIKTPDVDLKGGVDLPDTKGKWKLPTFGLSGPKGPDVDFDGSLKAPGIDVSGPNVKGNFESPDVNLKLPKGELDADLPDAELKGGKFKLPGVKWPGNKFSLSGPDKGLNLPKGQIDLSAPDIQGDIRGPSLDLKAPNIDIDGPNIEGPDAKGKFKMPSLKIPSFGLSGPKGPDVDFDGSVKAPDVDLSGPNVKGNFNTPDVNLKLPKGEMDANLPDADLTGGKFKLPGVKWPGNKFSLSGPDKGLNLPKGQIDLSAPDIQGDIRGPNLDLKGPNIDLNGPNVDVPDAKGKFKMPSLEMPSFGLSGPKTPDLDVDGSLKGPGIDVSGPNIKGNFDTPGVDLNLPKGDIDLNIPTAEINKPKFKMPEFKMPSANLSTPDTSLNLKAPKVTGDLDAKLKKPNLNISGIEGPDVNLGGNLKIPDADISAPDLKAGIRSAGIGFNKPELSTDYDMPDMNLEVPDVKLKGPSIKKPSFNMSGGNVSVPDVDLNLSTPKLDLSTPKVEGDFKGPNIDINTPKVDGFGTEGKFRLPKFKKPTFSLSGNKPKGPELDMSIPDVKADIKTPDVDLKGGVDLPDTKGKWKLPSFGLSGPKGPDVDFDGSLKAPGIDVSGPNVKGNFESPDVNLKLPKGELDADLPDAELKGGKFKLPGVKWPGNKFSLSGPDKGLNLPKGQIDLSAPDIQGDIRGPSLDLKAPNIDIDGPNIEGPDAKGKFKMPSLKIPSIGLSGPKGPDVDFDGSVKAPDVDLSGPNVKGNFNTPDVNLKLPKGEMDANLPDADLTGGKFKLPGVKWPGNKFSLSGPDKGLNLPKGQIDLSAPDIQGDIRGPNLDLKGPNIDLNGPNVDVPDAKGKFKMPSLKMPSFGLSGPKTPDLDVDGSLKGPGIDVSGPNIKGNFDTPGVDLNLPKGDIDVKIPKAEINKPKFKMPVFKMPSANLSTPDTSLNLKAPKVTGDLDAKLKKPNLNISGIEGPDVNLGGNLKIPDADISAPDLKAGIRTPGIGFNKPQLNADYDMPDMNLEVPDVKLKGPDIKKPSFNMPGGNVSVPDVDLNLSTPKLDLSTPKVEGDFKGPNIDINTPKVDGFGTEGKFRLPKFKKPTFSLSGNKPKGPELDMSIPDVKADIKTPDVDLKGGVDLPDTKGKWKLPSFGLSGPKGPDVDFDGSLKAPGIDVSGPNVKGNFESPDVNLKLPKGELDADLPDAELKGGKFKLPGVKWPGNKFSLSGPDKGLNLPKGQIDLSAPDIQGDIRGPSLDLKAPNIDIDGPNIEGPDAKGKFKMPSLKMPSVGLSGPKGPDVDFDGSVKAPDVDLSGPNVKGNFNTPDVNLKLPKGEMDANLPDADLTGGKFKLPGVKWPGNKFSLSGPDKGLNLPKGQIDLSAPDIQGDIRGPRVDLKAPNVDINGPNVDVPNAKGKFKMPKVELPSFQMSGPKAPDLDVSGSVPSIDVQSPNIKGNYETPDFGIQGSNGNMDIKMPSTNWSSPDTNFSLKTPTMTSDVDAKLKVPTFKKPNVKISGMEQPSLNVGGNLNVPKAEVHAPSLKGDIDLKNPKNGVGFDMPDMNLEVPDINAKGSGLKKPSLNVSPGNVDLNLPTAHIKGGAGIDMPERKLKGANIGTKHTKSGVSSPDLNGEFHEVGVDVNMPNPSVPRVRLSTDENKFSRETFKIRSSSVSDLDDATAQGKYNANLQAKSSSTMNVNADSISKKSKFKFSKLFNFNHKSKGSVDFTKAREANSSGTFTTKSIFPELEFSVSNN; this is encoded by the exons GTGATCAACTGAATGCAGTAACAATACATTTTGACAACCTAAGTAGTGAAGAAGTTGGCAAAATACTGAAATATGCTGAACCATACAAAAAAAGTCTGAAATTGAATGCAAAAGGTGCAGATTATGGATTACAGAATTCTTATATG GGAAGTAGTGATCAAACTTACTTAAAGTTGTACAACAGCAAGATCAAGCCCCATCTTAAGCTGGCAAACACAGGTACAGGTGCTGGTAGCCTAAATATCAATGGAAAAACACCTTCAATTGACGTAAGTAGACCGAAGATTTCTTCTGACTTTAATGCAAAACTACAGGCTTCACCAACTATCGATGTGAAAACACCTAACTTTGATATCAGTGGTCCACAAGGTAAAATACAACTGACTGATGTGAAAGCTTCAACTCCAAGGATTGGAGCAGGATTGATAAACTCTGAGTTTGATATTAAATCACCAAAGGGGGCAATTAAGATGCCCAATATGGAATTCAAAGATCCGAGTTTTGAAATGCCATCATCAAATTTGAAGACTGACATAAAAGCTCCTGGGATTAAGATTAAATCTCCAAAAGGGGGTTTTGATGTTGATATGCCAAATGCAGATTTTCAAGCCCCGAAGTTTGAAACTCCTTCGGCCGATTTACATGGACCAAATATCTCAGCAATTGATACAGACTTTAACGTGAAAGCTCCAAAAGTCAAAG ATGTTGACCTGAATTTATCAACGCCAAATATTGATCTTGAAGCTCCAAGCATTGGAACTGACAACTTTGGTGCAGAAAGCAAAATGAGGTTCCCAAAATTTAAAAAACCTACATTTTCACTCTCTGGAAATAAACCAAAAGGGCCTGAACTGGATGCGTCTATACCGGATGTGGATCCTCCTGACATGAAAGGGAATTGGAAAATGCCCTCCTTTGGACTATCTGGGCCCAAAGGACCTGATGTGGATTTCGATGCTTCTGTAAAAATGCCTAGTGTGTCGGGTCCAAACGTTAAGGGAAATTTTGAAAGTCCAGATATTGACGTGAAACTTCCCAAAGGGGAACTAGATGCAAACTTACCAGATGCAGAACttaagggaggaaagtttaaaTTACCTGGAGTAAAATGGCCAAATAATAAATTGTCATTGTCAGGTCCTGATAAAGGACTTAACCTACCAAAAGGTCAGATAGATCTTTCTGCTCCTGACATTCAGGGAGATATCCGAGGTCCTAACCTTGATCTCAAAGGCCCAAATATTGACCTCAATGGTCCTAATGTTGATGTGCCTGATGCAAAGGGCAAGTTTAAAATGCCAAGTTTAGAGATGCCTTCCTTTGGTCTATCTGGACCCAAAACACCAGATCTGGATGTTGATGGTTCCTTGAAAGGGCCTGGTATTGATGTGTCTGGTCCGAATATTAAAGGGAATTTTGACACTCCAGGTGTTGATTTAAATCTTCCAAAAGGAGACATTGATGTCAAAATCCCCAAAGCAGAAATTAATAAACCAAAATTTAAAATGCCAGTGTTTAAAATGCCAAGTGCAAATTTGTCAACTCCAGACACAAGCCTGAACTTAAAAGCACCAAAAATGACAGGAGATTTAGATGCAAAATTGAAGAAACCTAATTTAAACATTTCTGGAATTGAAGGACCTGATGTGAACCTAGGTGGTAATCTTAAAATTCCTGATGCTGATATTTCAGCTCCAGATCTTAAAGCAGGAATCCGAACTCCTGGCATAGGCTTTAATAAACCACAGTTAAACGCAGATTATGATATGCCTGATATGAATCTTGAAGTTCCTGATGTAAAGCTGAAAGGCCCAGACATAAAGAAACCTTCATTCAATATGCCTGGAGGAAATGTTTCCGTTCCAGATGTGGACCTAAACTTATCAACACCAAAGTTAGACCTCTCTACTCCAAAAGTAGAAGGAGATTTCAAAGGTCCAAATATTGACATAAATGCTCCAAAAGTGGATGGCTTTGGTACAGAAGGTAAATTTAAATTCCCAAAATTCAAAAAACCTACATTTTCCCTCTCTGGAAATAAACCAAAAGGGCCTGAACTGGACATGCCTGTACCAGACATCAAGGCAGATATAAAAACTCCTGATGTGGACCTTAAAGGAGGAGTTGATCTTCCTGACACGAAAGGGAAATGGAAATTGCCTACCTTTGGACTATCTGGACCCAAAGGACCCGATGTGGATTTTGATGGTTCATTAAAAGCACCCGGTATTGATGTGTCAGGTCCAAATGTTAAGGGAAATTTTGAAAgtccagatgttaatttgaaaCTTCCCAAAGGGGAACTAGATGCAGACCTTCCAGATGCTGAACTTAAAGGAGGAAAGTTTAAATTACCTGGAGTAAAATGGCCAGGTAATAAGTTTTCATTGTCAGGTCCTGATAAAGGTTTGAACCTCCCAAAAGGTCAGATAGATCTTTCTGCTCCTGACATTCAGGGAGATATCCGAGGTCCAAGCCTTGATCTAAAAGCCCCAAATATTGACATCGATGGTCCTAACATTGAAGGCCCTGATGCAAAGGGAAAGTTTAAAATGCCAAGCTTAAAGATTCCTTCCTTTGGTCTATCTGGTCCCAAAGGCCCAGATGTTGATTTTGATGGTTCAGTAAAAGCTCCCGATGTTGATCTGTCAGGTCCAAATGTGAAGGGAAACTTTAACACTCCAGATGTTAACTTGAAACTTCCCAAGGGGGAAATGGATGCAAATTTGCCTGATGCTGACCTTACCGGAGGGAAGTTTAAATTGCCAGGAGTGAAGTGGCCAGGTAATAAGTTTTCATTGTCAGGTCCTGATAAAGGTTTGAACCTCCCAAAAGGTCAGATAGATCTTTCTGCTCCTGACATTCAGGGAGATATCCGAGGTCCTAACCTTGATCTCAAAGGCCCAAATATTGACCTCAATGGTCCTAATGTTGATGTGCCTGATGCAAAGGGAAAGTTTAAAATGCCAAGTTTAGAGATGCCTTCCTTTGGTCTATCTGGACCCAAAACACCAGATCTGGATGTTGATGGTTCCTTGAAAGGGCCTGGTATTGATGTGTCTGGTCCGAATATTAAAGGGAATTTTGACACTCCAGGTGTTGATTTAAATCTTCCAAAAGGAGACATTGACCTCAACATTCCCACAGCAGAGATTAATAAACCAAAATTTAAAATGCCAGAGTTTAAGATGCCAAGTGCAAATTTGTCAACTCCAGACACAAGCCTGAACTTAAAAGCACCAAAAGTGACAGGAGATTTAGATGCAAAACTGAAGAAACCTAATTTAAACATTTCTGGAATTGAAGGACCTGATGTGAACCTAGGTGGTAATCTTAAAATTCCTGATGCTGATATTTCAGCTCCAGATCTTAAAGCAGGGATCCGATCTGCTGGTATAGGTTTTAATAAGCCTGAGTTAAGCACAGATTATGATATGCCTGATATGAATCTTGAAGTTCCTGATGTAAAGCTGAAAGGCCCAAGCATAAAGAAACCTTCATTCAATATGTCTGGAGGAAATGTTTCTGTTCCAGATGTGGACCTAAACTTATCAACACCAAAGTTAGACCTCTCTACTCCAAAAGTAGAAGGAGATTTCAAAGGTCCAAATATTGACATAAATACTCCAAAAGTGGATGGCTTTGGTACAGAAGGAAAATTTAGGCTCCCAAAATTCAAAAAACCTACATTTTCCCTCTCTGGAAATAAACCAAAAGGGCCTGAACTGGACATGTCTATACCAGATGTCAAGGCAGATATAAAAACTCCTGATGTGGACCTTAAAGGAGGAGTTGATCTTCCTGACACGAAAGGGAAATGGAAATTGCCTTCCTTTGGACTATCTGGACCCAAAGGACCCGATGTGGATTTTGATGGTTCATTAAAAGCACCCGGTATTGATGTGTCAGGTCCAAATGTTAAGGGAAATTTTGAAAgtccagatgttaatttgaaaCTTCCCAAAGGGGAACTAGATGCAGACCTTCCAGATGCTGAACTTAAAGGAGGAAAGTTTAAATTACCTGGAGTAAAATGGCCAGGTAATAAGTTTTCATTGTCAGGTCCTGATAAAGGTTTGAACCTCCCAAAAGGTCAGATAGATCTTTCTGCTCCTGACATTCAGGGAGATATTCGAGGTCCAAGCCTTGATCTAAAAGCCCCAAATATTGACATCGATGGTCCTAACATTGAAGGCCCTGATGCAAAGGGAAAGTTTAAAATGCCAAGCTTAAAGATTCCTTCCATTGGTCTATCTGGTCCCAAAGGCCCAGATGTTGATTTTGATGGTTCAGTAAAAGCTCCCGATGTTGATCTGTCAGGTCCAAATGTTAAGGGAAACTTTAACACTCCAGATGTTAACTTGAAACTTCCCAAAGGGGAAATGGATGCAAATTTGCCTGATGCTGACCTTACCGGAGGGAAGTTTAAATTGCCAGGAGTGAAGTGGCCAGGTAATAAGTTTTCATTGTCAGGTCCTGATAAAGGTTTGAACCTCCCAAAAGGTCAGATAGATCTTTCTGCTCCTGACATTCAGGGAGATATCCGAGGTCCTAACCTTGATCTCAAAGGCCCAAATATTGACCTCAATGGTCCTAATGTTGATGTGCCTGATGCAAAGGGAAAGTTTAAAATGCCAAGTTTAAAGATGCCTTCCTTTGGTCTATCTGGACCCAAAACACCAGATCTGGATGTTGATGGTTCCTTGAAAGGGCCTGGTATTGATGTGTCTGGTCCGAATATTAAAGGGAATTTTGACACTCCAGGTGTTGATTTAAATCTTCCAAAAGGAGACATTGATGTCAAAATCCCCAAAGCAGAAATTAATAAACCAAAATTTAAAATGCCAGTGTTTAAAATGCCAAGTGCAAATTTGTCAACTCCAGACACAAGCCTGAACTTAAAAGCACCAAAAGTGACAGGAGATTTAGATGCAAAATTGAAGAAACCTAATTTAAACATTTCTGGAATTGAAGGACCTGATGTGAACCTAGGTGGTAATCTTAAAATTCCTGATGCTGATATTTCAGCTCCAGATCTTAAAGCAGGAATCCGAACTCCTGGCATAGGCTTTAATAAACCACAGTTAAACGCAGATTATGATATGCCTGATATGAATCTTGAAGTTCCTGATGTAAAGCTGAAAGGCCCAGACATAAAGAAACCTTCATTCAATATGCCTGGAGGAAATGTTTCCGTTCCAGATGTGGACCTAAACTTATCAACACCAAAGTTAGACCTCTCTACTCCAAAAGTAGAAGGAGATTTCAAAGGTCCAAATATTGACATAAATACTCCAAAAGTGGATGGCTTTGGTACAGAAGGAAAATTTAGGCTCCCAAAATTCAAAAAACCTACATTTTCCCTCTCTGGAAATAAACCAAAAGGGCCTGAACTGGACATGTCTATACCAGATGTCAAGGCAGATATAAAAACTCCTGATGTGGACCTTAAAGGAGGAGTTGATCTTCCTGACACGAAAGGGAAATGGAAATTGCCTTCCTTTGGACTATCTGGACCCAAAGGACCCGATGTGGATTTTGATGGTTCATTAAAAGCACCCGGTATTGATGTGTCAGGTCCAAATGTTAAGGGAAATTTTGAAAgtccagatgttaatttgaaaCTTCCCAAAGGGGAACTAGATGCAGACCTTCCAGATGCTGAACTTAAAGGAGGAAAGTTTAAATTACCTGGAGTAAAATGGCCAGGTAATAAGTTTTCATTGTCAGGTCCTGATAAAGGTTTGAACCTCCCAAAAGGTCAGATAGATCTTTCTGCTCCTGACATTCAGGGAGATATCCGAGGTCCAAGCCTTGATCTAAAAGCCCCAAATATTGACATTGATGGTCCTAACATTGAAGGCCCTGATGCAAAGGGAAAGTTTAAAATGCCAAGCTTAAAGATGCCTTCCGTTGGTCTATCTGGTCCCAAAGGCCCAGATGTTGATTTTGATGGTTCAGTAAAAGCTCCCGATGTTGATCTGTCAGGTCCAAATGTTAAGGGAAACTTTAACACTCCAGATGTTAACTTGAAACTTCCCAAAGGGGAAATGGATGCAAATTTGCCTGATGCTGACCTTACCGGAGGGAAGTTTAAATTGCCAGGAGTGAAGTGGCCAGGTAATAAGTTTTCATTGTCAGGTCCTGATAAAGGTTTGAACCTCCCAAAAGGTCAGATAGATCTTTCTGCTCCTGACATTCAAGGGGATATCAGAGGTCCAAGAGTTGACCTCAAAGCCCCAAATGTTGACATCAATGGTCCTAATGTTGATGTGCCTAATGCAAAGGGAAAGTTTAAAATGCCAAAGGTTGAATTGCCTTCTTTCCAAATGTCTGGTCCCAAAGCCCCTGATCTGGATGTTAGTGGTTCAGTGCCTAGCATTGATGTGCAAAGCCCTAATATTAAGGGTAATTATGAAACTCCTGATTTTGGAATACAAGGTTCAAATGGAAACATGGATATTAAAATGCCTAGCACAAATTGGTCAAGTCCAGATACTAACTTCAGTTTGAAAACACCAACCATGACAAGTGATGTAGATGCAAAATTGAAGGTTCCAACTTTCAAAAAACCTAATGTGAAAATTTCAGGAATGGAACAACCTTCCCTAAATGTTGGTGGTAATTTGAATGTTCCTAAGGCTGAAGTACATGCTCCATCCCTTAAGGGAGATATAGACCTTAAAAATCCTAAAAATGGTGTAGGTTTTGATATGCCCGACATGAACCTTGAAGTTCCTGATATAAATGCAAAAGGCTCGGGTTTGAAGAAGCCTTCACTTAATGTGTCTCCAGGAAATGTAGATCTCAACCTACCTACTGCACATATAAAAGGAGGTGCAGGTATTGACATGCCTGAAAGAAAACTGAAAGGTGCAAACATAGGTACTAAGCATACAAAAAGTGGTGTTAGTTCTCCAGATTTGAATGGCGAGTTTCATGAAGTTGGTGTTGATGTGAACATGCCAAATCCTTCTGTTCCCAGAGTTAGACTAAGTACTGATGAGAATAAATTTTCAAGAGAAACATTTAAAATAAGGTCATCATCTGTATCTGACCTTGATGATGCAACAGCACAGGGAAAATACAATGCTAATTTACAAGCAAAATCTTCCAGCACAATGAATGTCAATGCTGATTCCATCAGTAAAAAAAGTAAGTTCAAATTctcaaaattatttaattttaatcATAAATCAAAGGGATCAGTTGATTTCACAAAGGCCAGGGAAGCAAATTCTTCTGGGACATTTACAACAAAATCTATATTCCCAGAGCTTGAGTTTTCTGTGTCTAATAACTGA